CACCCGGCTCGCCCTGGATGGGCGGGTAGGTGTCGGGAGGCGTCGGGCGTTCGATGTCGACCGTGGAGTGCAGGGGGGCATTGAAGGCCAGTTCTTCTTCGGTGCAACCGAAGCACGGATGGCCCAGTCCGATCGGCCACGCGTCGGGGATCTCGCCGAAGTGCTGGACCGAGCAGTTGGCGTAGGTGGCCGGTCCCTTGCAGCCGAGGCGATAGAGGCAGTGACCCTCGCGGTGGCTCTCGTCACCGTACTTGAGCGCGAAGCGGCCCGCGTCGAAGTGCGCGCGGCGCGGGCAGTGCTCGTGGATGGTGCGGCCGTAGGCGAACTTCGGGCGCAGCTTGTCGTCGAGCGCCGGCAGCGTGCCCATGGTGGCGAACTGCAGGACGGTGCCCAGGAAGTTGTAGGGATTCGCCGGGCATCCCGGGATGGTGACCGTCGGGACCTGGCGATTGGTCATCGACAGGATCTCGGGGGCACCGCGGGCACCCGTCGGGTTCGGTGAGGCGGACGGAATGCCTCCCCACGAAGCACAGGAGCCGATCGCGATGACCGCGGCGGCGTCCCGGGCGACCTCGTCGGTGAGCTCCATGGCCGTCTTGCCGGCGATCTTGCAGTAGACGCCGCCGTCGCGCGTCGGGATCGCACCCTCGATGACGCAGATGTAGTTGCCCTTGTGCTGCTCCATGGCCTGGTGCAGCGCGTCCTCGATCTGATGACCGGCGGCCGCGAAGAGCGTCTCGTGGTAGTCGAGGGACACGAGATCGAGGATGACCTCGGCCAGGTCCGGGTGCGAGGTACGCAGCAGCGACTCGGTGCAGCCGGTGCACTCCTGGAAGTGCAGCCAGATCACCGAAGGCTTCAGACCCTTCGACGCGGCCTCGGCGATCTCCACCGCGACGCTCGACGAGAGCCCGATCGAAGCAGCCGCGGCCGTGACGATCTTCAGGAACTGACGGCGGTCCATCTTCGAGTACTGTCGGGTCTCGGCAGGGTCGATCGAACCGGGCATGGCCGGGGCGAGGTCCGGCGTCCGGTCGGTCTTCGATATCATCAAGGGGCCTCCACAAGGTTCGGGCCGGACACCGGGTCCGCGCCTGGGTCTCTGGCGAGAGACTCGCAGCCGGGAGATCGCGAAGCGCGAGGAGAGCGATCCCGGGCCAACTGCACCATTCAGTGTGATGCAGTGTAATCGGGGGCACTGCCCGTCGTAAGCTGCGTTCGATCGCGAAGATGTGAGATCGATTGAAGTTGAGAACGGTTATCGGCCCGAACCGGGAAAATGTCACAGATCCCATGGTGCCGACGCATCAGATCGCGTCGCGGACGGGCGAGACCGATCGTGCGGATGGCAGCGGCCCCGGGTCGTGATACGCTCGACGTTCGTCTTTCCCGCTCCCCTTCCCCGACCCGAGCCGTCCATGGACCAGATCGCCGTCGTCGTCCTCGTCGCCTCCCTGGTGTGGCTGGCGTACACCTACTTCGGATACCCGCTGCTCCTGAAGCTGGTGGCCCGCCCCCGGGCGGCGGCCGATCGGGAGCGCGAGGCCGTCCCGCGCGTCACCGTGGTCACCGCTGCCTACGACGAGGTCGACGTCATCGGCGCGACCATCGCGAACAAGCTCGACAGCGACTACCCCGCGGATCGTCTCGAAGTGATGGTGGTCTCGGACGGATCGACCGACGGGACCGACGACGTGGTGCGCGGCTTCGAGCCCACTCACCCGGGTCGCGTGCGGTTGATCCGCCAGGAACCCCGTCAGGGCAAGACGTCGGGACTGAACCTGGCCGTGCCCGAGGCCCGCGGAGAGATCGTCGTGTTCGCCGACGCGAACTCGATCTACGAGCCCGACGCCATTCGTCATCTGGTCGCGGCCTTCGACGATCCGCACGTGGGCTACGTGACCGGGAAGATGATCTACGTCGACGAAGACGGTTCGGTCACCGGCGATGGCTGCACCGCCTACATGCGCTACGAGAACGCGCTGCGTGCGCTCGAGACCCGGGTCGGATCGGTCGTCGGGGTCGACGGCGGGATCGACGCCGTGCGGCGTGAGTTGTATCGGCCCATGCGGGCCGACCAACTGCCCGACTTCGTGCTGCCGCTGAGCGTCGTGGAACAGGGCTACCGCGTGGCCTACGAACCGCGGGCCGTGCTGCGCGAAGAAGCCCTGACGAGTTCTGGACGCGAGTACCGCATGCGCGTGCGCGTGACCCTGCGTGCGCTGTGGGCCCTGCTCGACCACCGCGGGCTCTTCGATCCCTTTCGCCACCCCGTGTTCGGCTGGCAGCTGGCCTCGCACAAACTGCTGCGGTACGGGGCCTTCGTGCCGCAGGCGCTGGCGTTCGTGGCGAACGCCGTGCTTCTGCCGCGGGGCGACGCCTTCGCCTGGCTGTTCGTGGCGCAGCTGGCGTTCTACGGCCTCGCCGGCCTGGGCTACGTCGCGGCCCGGCGCGGGGTGTCGGTCCCGGTCGCGACCGCCCCCTACTACCTCACGCTGCTGAACGCGGCCTGCGCGCACGCCACGTGGAAGTTCCTGCGGGGCGAGAAGCAGGTGCTGTGGCAGCCGCGGGTGGGATGAGGTCGGGCAGGGGCGGGCGTGTCCACCGGGTGACACAGCGAGTGCCGTGATCGTCCTCCGCGGCGGACCATGATCCACCGCAGCGGACGATTCCCGGACCGGCCGGGGCGGGCCGTGGAGCATGAACCGGCCCGACTCACGTCTTCTTCCGTAGGAAGGGTTCCGATTCGTCGCATCGGCTTCCCTCGCGTCGACCGGCGGTGCTCCCGGTCCGCCGCGCGAGGCCGGACCGAATGGAGTCCGGAATCGCGCGCCTGGCCGGCAAGGTCCATCGACGGACCGGAGAATCCGCACGCGGACGCTCCGATCCACCTCCGAATGGCCCCTGGCACTACGGCACGACGAGTGCGATCAAGCGCGGGACGGACGACGTGGACCGATCGGGAATCCGGGACGGCCGCGGGTCGGCCGAGCGGGCCGGGACCGGTCGCTCGGATCGCAATGCAACGAATCGCGAAAAGGGTGCGTGCCCACGAGACTTCCGCCGCTCGAAGCCCGTTCCTGATGCATCTGCATCACGAAAGGGGCGTGCCGGGGGGTTGACTCGGAAAGGACACGGGCGTAGCTGAAGGAACCCCACGCCTCGCTGATCCCTTCTCGCCCGTCCCGACTCGAATCATGTGGATCCTGGCGCAGCTCTTGTAAGACTGCCCTGCGTCGCCGCCTCCGAGAGCTGCCAGTCCGGTAGCCAAGACC
This is a stretch of genomic DNA from Candidatus Krumholzibacteriia bacterium. It encodes these proteins:
- a CDS encoding glycosyltransferase family 2 protein — its product is MDQIAVVVLVASLVWLAYTYFGYPLLLKLVARPRAAADREREAVPRVTVVTAAYDEVDVIGATIANKLDSDYPADRLEVMVVSDGSTDGTDDVVRGFEPTHPGRVRLIRQEPRQGKTSGLNLAVPEARGEIVVFADANSIYEPDAIRHLVAAFDDPHVGYVTGKMIYVDEDGSVTGDGCTAYMRYENALRALETRVGSVVGVDGGIDAVRRELYRPMRADQLPDFVLPLSVVEQGYRVAYEPRAVLREEALTSSGREYRMRVRVTLRALWALLDHRGLFDPFRHPVFGWQLASHKLLRYGAFVPQALAFVANAVLLPRGDAFAWLFVAQLAFYGLAGLGYVAARRGVSVPVATAPYYLTLLNAACAHATWKFLRGEKQVLWQPRVG
- a CDS encoding hydrogenase small subunit — encoded protein: MISKTDRTPDLAPAMPGSIDPAETRQYSKMDRRQFLKIVTAAAASIGLSSSVAVEIAEAASKGLKPSVIWLHFQECTGCTESLLRTSHPDLAEVILDLVSLDYHETLFAAAGHQIEDALHQAMEQHKGNYICVIEGAIPTRDGGVYCKIAGKTAMELTDEVARDAAAVIAIGSCASWGGIPSASPNPTGARGAPEILSMTNRQVPTVTIPGCPANPYNFLGTVLQFATMGTLPALDDKLRPKFAYGRTIHEHCPRRAHFDAGRFALKYGDESHREGHCLYRLGCKGPATYANCSVQHFGEIPDAWPIGLGHPCFGCTEEELAFNAPLHSTVDIERPTPPDTYPPIQGEPGAVSAVASGLAGAIVGAIAGGAMVASRKLEVGEEEMLAERKNKES